A stretch of Telopea speciosissima isolate NSW1024214 ecotype Mountain lineage chromosome 11, Tspe_v1, whole genome shotgun sequence DNA encodes these proteins:
- the LOC122646225 gene encoding gibberellin 20 oxidase 1-like: MSVDFVSNVPVESVVFDASVLQHETNISNIPKEFIWPDDEKFSGEARELPVPIIDMGGFLSGDPVAVKEACKQVREACEKHGFFVIINHGIDDKQVDDVHMHLKRFFEMPLSEKKKARREFGDYIGYASSFTERFTTRLPWKETFSLHHVAESKSVEEYLVNVFGEKEFGRVFQEFCNSMGSLGLEIMELLGESLGVGSYFKKFYEDHDSVLRLNYYPKCLTPQHTIGTGPHADPISITILHQDDVAGLQVLMDDEWFNVSPYPGSFVINVGDTFMALTNGRYKSVVHRAVVNNEKPRVSLAYFMNPQPDKILRPPSELVDEEKNPRKYPDFSWGALHEFTQKEHRVGTDTLDWFFERKKGLKTY; the protein is encoded by the exons ATGTCAGTTGATTTCGTTTCCAACGTTCCAGTAGAATCTGTAGTTTTTGATGCTTCTGTGCTTCAACATGAGACCAACATATCCAACATACCCAAGGAATTCATATGGCCTGACGACGAGAAGTTCTCCGGTGAAGCACGAGAACTCCCCGTTCCCATTATCGACATGGGTGGTTTCCTCTCTGGAGACCCAGTTGCTGTCAAGGAAGCATGCAAGCAAGTTCGAGAGGCTTGCGAGAAGCATGGATTCTTCGTCATCATTAACCATGGTATTGATGATAAGCAAGTCGATGATGTTCATATGCATTTGAAGCGTTTCTTTGAAATGCCACTTTCTGAAAAGAAAAAGGCTCGAAGAGAGTTCGGTGATTACATTGGTTATGCAAGTAGCTTTACTGAGAGGTTCACCACACGTCTCCCATGGAAGGAGACATTCTCCCTTCACCATGTAGCAGAAAGTAAAAGCGTTGAGGAATATTTGGTGAATGTCTTCGGTGAAAAGGAATTTGG GAGGGTATTCCAGGAATTTTGCAATTCAATGGGCAGCCTTGGTCTTGAGATCATGGAACTGTTAGGAGAGAGCCTTGGGGTAGGGAGCTACTTCAAGAAGTTCTATGAAGACCATGATTCGGTATTGAGGCTTAACTACTACCCCAAGTGCCTAACTCCTCAGCACACTATAGGAACCGGGCCACATGCCGATCCAATCTCTATAACAATCCTTCATCAAGACGATGTCGCTGGTCTACAGGTATTAATGGATGATGAATGGTTTAATGTAAGCCCCTATCCTGGATCATTTGTTATCAACGTTGGAGATACTTTTATG GCTCTTACTAATGGGAGGTACAAAAGCGTGGTGCATAGAGCCGTGGTTAACAATGAGAAGCCAAGGGTATCTCTTGCTTACTTCATGAACCCACAACCAGATAAGATCCTAAGGCCACCAAGCGAGCTGGTGGATGAGGAGAAGAATCCAAGGAAGTATCCCGACTTCAGTTGGGGAGCACTGCATGAATTCACTCAGAAAGAGCACAGGGTTGGCACTGACACCCTTGATTGGTTCTTCGAACGGAAAAAAGGACTGAAGACATATTAA
- the LOC122646226 gene encoding uncharacterized protein LOC122646226 gives MAGLGASNKVQPQEVLLNNQFRLPMLINDSFADWREKALLTLGCMDLDLAIHVDESATLLDFSTPKEKAHYERWERSNRLSLMLIKANDYLKAIEDQFVSSKKALASTLMGQLCSLKYSGGKGVHEHIMRMRDKAA, from the exons ATGGCGGGACTGGGAGCAAGCAACAAAG TCCAGCCACAGGAAG TTTTGCTTAATAATCAATTCAGACTTCCTATGCTTATTAACGATAGCTTCGCCGATTGGAGAGAGAAAGCTCTCCTTACCCTGGGGTGTATGGACTTGGATTTGGCAATCCATGTAGATGAATCTGCAACTCTCTTGGACTTTAGTACACCAAAAGAGAAAGCTCACTATGAACGCTGGGAACGGTCTAACCGTCTCAGTCTGATGCTTATCAAAGCAAAT GACTACCTAAAGGCTATTGAAGACCAGTTTGTGAGCTCTAAGAAGGCCCTGGCGAGCACTCTGATGGGACAACTTTGTTCTTTGAAATATAGTGGAGGCAAAGGAGTGCATGAGCACATAATGAGGATGCGGGATAAAGCGGCTTAG